From Geminocystis sp. M7585_C2015_104, a single genomic window includes:
- the dusA gene encoding tRNA dihydrouridine(20/20a) synthase DusA: MAIMIPYLLSIAPMMDYTDRHFRYVMRRLTKCTLLYTEMITTQALIHGDRHKLLDFSPEEKPVALQLGGDNPKHLAECARLGEDWGYDEINLNVGCPSSRVQEGNFGACLMAKPELVASCVAAMKRAVKIPVTVKHRIGIDDRDSYEDLANFVRLVSEAGCDRFIVHARKAWLKGLSPKENREIPPLRYEDVYCLKQEFPHLTIVINGGIKTLPQVKQHLQKVDGVMVGRAAIDNPYLFAYVDQEIYGVNRPVASREEIIESLYEYIDHWTGKKVKLNTITRHLLNIFAGQPGSKVWKRYLTENGNSSLPGSLVVRRALQLRKEMVAAAA; this comes from the coding sequence CCAAGTGTACATTATTGTATACAGAAATGATTACCACGCAGGCACTAATCCATGGCGATCGTCATAAACTGTTGGATTTTAGTCCAGAAGAGAAACCGGTAGCCTTGCAGTTGGGGGGAGACAACCCAAAACACCTGGCAGAATGTGCCCGTCTGGGGGAAGACTGGGGCTATGATGAGATAAATCTAAATGTAGGATGTCCCAGTTCCCGGGTGCAAGAGGGGAATTTTGGCGCCTGTTTGATGGCAAAACCAGAACTAGTGGCCTCCTGTGTGGCCGCCATGAAAAGGGCAGTAAAAATCCCGGTGACGGTTAAACATCGTATTGGCATTGATGACAGGGATAGCTATGAGGATTTAGCCAATTTTGTACGCCTTGTAAGTGAAGCCGGGTGCGATCGTTTTATTGTCCATGCCCGGAAAGCCTGGTTGAAAGGATTAAGCCCAAAGGAAAATAGAGAAATCCCCCCACTACGTTATGAGGATGTGTATTGCCTTAAACAAGAATTTCCTCACCTTACCATCGTCATCAACGGTGGCATCAAAACCCTTCCTCAAGTCAAACAACACCTACAAAAAGTGGACGGGGTAATGGTGGGGCGCGCTGCCATAGACAATCCCTATCTTTTTGCCTATGTAGATCAGGAAATTTATGGTGTAAATAGGCCAGTAGCCAGCCGGGAAGAAATCATCGAATCCCTCTACGAATACATTGACCACTGGACAGGGAAAAAAGTAAAATTGAACACCATAACCCGTCATCTCCTCAACATTTTTGCAGGACAACCCGGAAGCAAGGTTTGGAAAAGATACCTTACAGAGAATGGCAACAGCAGCCTTCCAGGCTCATTGGTGGTGCGAAGGGCGTTACAATTGAGAAAAGAGATGGTTGCAGCCGCCGCCTAG